A genomic stretch from Angustibacter sp. Root456 includes:
- a CDS encoding response regulator transcription factor, protein MSGQPQTGTNHPPRRVLVVEDEPTIALSVAHRLRAEGYAVDVVGDGPSAVSAAVSDPPDVMVLDVMLPGFDGLEVCRRVQAERPLPVLMLTARDDETDMLIGLGVGADDYMTKPFSMRELVARVNALIRRVARAQQLAHVGDAPSTLVLGPVEIDRAERRVRRDGSEVHLTPIEFDLLVRLASDARTVLTRETLLADVWDWADASGTRTVDSHIKALRRKLGPGLIRTVHGVGYSAEPAGDAADGDAAEGDEPGQADAP, encoded by the coding sequence ATGAGCGGCCAGCCCCAGACCGGCACCAACCACCCGCCACGACGCGTGCTCGTCGTCGAGGACGAGCCGACCATCGCCTTGTCGGTGGCGCACCGGCTCCGGGCCGAGGGCTACGCCGTCGACGTCGTCGGCGACGGCCCGAGCGCCGTCAGCGCCGCGGTGTCCGACCCGCCTGACGTCATGGTGCTCGACGTGATGCTCCCCGGCTTCGACGGCCTCGAGGTCTGCCGTCGGGTGCAGGCCGAACGACCGCTGCCGGTGCTGATGCTCACGGCGCGCGACGACGAGACCGACATGCTCATCGGGCTCGGGGTCGGCGCCGACGACTACATGACCAAGCCGTTCTCGATGCGTGAGCTCGTGGCCCGGGTGAACGCCTTGATCCGCCGGGTGGCGCGCGCCCAGCAGCTGGCTCACGTCGGCGACGCACCCTCGACCCTCGTGCTCGGGCCGGTCGAGATCGACCGGGCCGAGCGGCGCGTTCGCCGCGACGGCAGCGAGGTGCACCTGACGCCGATCGAGTTCGACCTGCTGGTGCGGCTGGCCTCCGACGCCCGCACCGTGCTGACGCGCGAGACCCTGTTGGCCGACGTGTGGGACTGGGCCGACGCGTCCGGCACGCGCACCGTCGACAGCCACATCAAGGCGCTGCGTCGCAAGCTCGGCCCGGGCCTGATCCGCACCGTGCACGGGGTCGGCTACTCGGCCGAACCGGCCGGTGACGCCGCTGACGGTGACGCCGCTGAAGGTGACGAGCCCGGGCAAGCCGACGCGCCATGA
- a CDS encoding ATP-binding protein — MTERTVAGSRVRDLRPLDPFRSIKIKLGVLVGATTTISAVAVWAGLHNDLATRYTLPLSVVIALAVTQLLARGMTSPLREMTAAAQAMARGDYSRRVHATSNDEVGELARAFNRMAEDLGDADRQRRELVANVSHELRTPVSALRAVLENLVDGVTTPDDASLRTALAQTERLGDLVSQLLDLSRVEAGAVPLHRNRFALREFLAACVEQAELAGRDVHYVVDVEPADLTLVADQDRLHQVVANLLDNAARHSPKGGEVVARARGGVGQVQLDVIDEGPGIDPQERLRVFERFHRGGASAHDGGTGLGLAIARWVVDLHHGSIRVAESATGCDIRVIVPQAPSS; from the coding sequence ATGACCGAGCGCACCGTGGCCGGCTCGCGGGTGCGAGACCTGCGCCCCCTCGACCCCTTCCGCTCCATCAAGATCAAGCTCGGGGTGCTGGTCGGAGCGACCACCACCATCTCGGCCGTCGCCGTGTGGGCAGGACTGCACAACGACCTCGCGACGCGCTACACGCTGCCGCTCTCGGTGGTCATCGCGCTCGCGGTCACCCAGCTGCTCGCGCGCGGGATGACGTCGCCGCTGCGCGAGATGACCGCTGCGGCGCAGGCCATGGCGCGCGGTGACTACAGCCGCCGGGTGCACGCCACGAGCAACGACGAGGTCGGCGAGCTGGCGCGTGCGTTCAACCGGATGGCCGAGGACCTCGGCGACGCCGACCGGCAGCGTCGCGAGCTCGTCGCCAACGTCAGCCACGAGCTGCGCACCCCGGTGTCGGCCCTGCGCGCGGTGCTCGAGAACCTCGTCGACGGTGTCACCACCCCGGACGACGCGTCGCTGCGCACCGCGCTGGCCCAGACCGAGCGCCTCGGCGACCTCGTGAGCCAGCTGCTCGACCTGTCGCGCGTCGAGGCCGGTGCGGTGCCCCTGCACCGCAACCGCTTCGCGCTGCGAGAGTTCCTGGCGGCCTGCGTGGAGCAGGCCGAGCTCGCCGGACGCGACGTGCACTACGTCGTCGACGTCGAGCCCGCCGACCTCACGCTCGTCGCCGACCAGGACCGCCTGCACCAGGTGGTGGCCAACCTGCTCGACAACGCAGCGCGCCACTCGCCCAAGGGCGGCGAGGTCGTCGCGCGGGCGCGTGGTGGCGTCGGGCAGGTGCAGCTCGACGTCATCGACGAGGGCCCCGGCATCGACCCGCAGGAGCGCCTGCGCGTGTTCGAGCGCTTCCACCGCGGCGGTGCGTCGGCGCACGACGGCGGCACCGGCCTGGGCCTGGCGATCGCGCGCTGGGTGGTCGACCTGCACCACGGCTCGATCCGCGTCGCCGAGTCGGCGACCGGCTGCGACATCCGCGTCATCGTGCCCCAGGCCCCGAGCTCCTGA
- a CDS encoding ATP-binding cassette domain-containing protein yields MGSISTQPTGEPGRTLQVVGLTKRFGPVIAVDDLSFEVEPGRVTGFLGPNGAGKTTTLRLLLGLLTPTSGHCAIGGQPYRDLHDPLRTVGAGLDGSSFHPGRTARNHLRWMCASAGIATTRVEEVLALVGLTEAADRRVGGFSLGMRQRLTLAGAMLGDPAVLVLDEPANGLDPEGIAWLRGFLRHLASQGRTVLVSSHVLSEVQQTVDDVVILARGRLVHTGPLDSLSGDPGVRVVTPDAEALASALTAAGLAPQVQPDGALVVRGCPPEQVGDLAFTAGVRLHLLAPLERDLETAFLRMVDDAERRIDRERATHPTPTPTTPTEITDGAA; encoded by the coding sequence GTGGGTTCCATCAGCACGCAGCCAACCGGTGAGCCCGGACGCACGCTGCAGGTCGTCGGGCTGACCAAGCGCTTCGGCCCGGTCATCGCCGTCGACGACCTCAGCTTCGAGGTCGAGCCGGGGCGCGTCACCGGCTTCCTGGGCCCGAACGGCGCCGGCAAGACCACGACCCTGCGCCTCCTGCTGGGTCTGCTGACGCCGACGTCCGGGCACTGCGCGATCGGCGGGCAGCCCTACCGCGACCTGCACGACCCCCTGCGGACGGTCGGCGCCGGGCTGGACGGGTCGTCGTTCCACCCCGGTCGCACCGCGCGCAACCACCTGCGCTGGATGTGCGCGAGCGCAGGAATCGCGACGACCCGGGTCGAGGAGGTGCTCGCCCTGGTCGGGCTCACCGAGGCCGCCGACCGGCGAGTGGGCGGCTTCTCGCTCGGCATGCGCCAGCGGCTCACCCTCGCCGGGGCGATGCTCGGCGACCCCGCCGTGCTGGTGCTCGACGAGCCGGCCAACGGTCTGGACCCCGAGGGCATCGCCTGGCTGCGCGGGTTCCTGCGCCACCTCGCGAGCCAGGGCCGCACGGTGCTCGTCAGCAGCCACGTGCTCTCGGAGGTGCAGCAGACCGTCGACGACGTCGTCATCCTCGCCCGCGGCCGCCTGGTGCACACGGGGCCGCTCGACTCGCTGTCGGGCGATCCCGGCGTCCGGGTCGTCACCCCAGACGCCGAGGCGCTGGCCTCGGCCCTGACGGCGGCGGGGCTGGCGCCGCAGGTGCAGCCGGACGGCGCTCTCGTCGTCCGCGGCTGCCCCCCGGAGCAGGTCGGGGACCTCGCGTTCACCGCCGGCGTGCGGCTGCACCTGCTCGCGCCGCTCGAACGTGACCTCGAGACCGCGTTCCTGCGCATGGTCGACGACGCGGAGCGCCGCATCGACCGCGAGCGCGCCACCCACCCCACCCCCACCCCCACCACCCCCACCGAGATCACGGACGGAGCCGCGTGA
- a CDS encoding ABC transporter permease, which yields MARALQAELVKIRTTRMWWGLLLGLVVLVALQVTVTAAFSGRSPGAGQPALPGLDSAEGLRTALSSGFQSGYLMALVLGTIIGAVDFRHRTATQTFLATPHRSRVIAAKVLSGVAYGLLYAVVTQALSLALVALVSTIRGGGLGAADATVVRALLLGLPGIALWCVIGVSLGMLLRNQIAAVLVAVGFVFLIDPLLGLALNQLDLQTLGEYTVSNASTALVQGYTGSDLLPWWAGGLVMVAYGLVIAVAAWLTSARRDIT from the coding sequence ATGGCCCGGGCGCTGCAGGCCGAGCTCGTCAAGATCCGCACCACCCGGATGTGGTGGGGACTGCTGCTGGGACTGGTCGTCCTGGTGGCGCTGCAGGTCACGGTCACCGCCGCGTTCTCCGGCCGCTCCCCCGGCGCTGGACAACCGGCGCTGCCCGGCCTCGACTCCGCCGAGGGACTGCGCACCGCCTTGTCGTCCGGCTTCCAGAGCGGCTACCTCATGGCGCTGGTGCTCGGCACGATCATCGGCGCCGTCGACTTCAGGCACCGCACCGCGACGCAGACGTTCCTCGCGACGCCGCACCGCAGCCGGGTCATCGCCGCCAAGGTGCTCTCGGGCGTGGCCTACGGCCTGCTCTACGCCGTCGTGACGCAGGCGCTGTCGCTCGCGCTCGTCGCGCTCGTCTCGACCATCCGCGGCGGCGGCCTCGGGGCCGCCGACGCCACGGTCGTGCGTGCCCTGCTCCTCGGGCTGCCCGGCATCGCCCTGTGGTGCGTCATCGGCGTGAGTCTGGGCATGCTGTTGCGCAACCAGATCGCCGCCGTGCTCGTCGCCGTGGGGTTCGTGTTCCTCATCGACCCGCTGCTCGGCCTGGCGCTCAACCAGCTCGACCTGCAGACCCTCGGCGAGTACACGGTGAGCAACGCGTCCACGGCCCTCGTGCAGGGCTACACGGGCAGCGACCTGCTGCCTTGGTGGGCCGGTGGCCTCGTCATGGTGGCCTACGGGCTGGTCATCGCCGTCGCGGCGTGGCTCACCTCGGCTCGCCGCGACATCACGTGA
- a CDS encoding multifunctional oxoglutarate decarboxylase/oxoglutarate dehydrogenase thiamine pyrophosphate-binding subunit/dihydrolipoyllysine-residue succinyltransferase subunit, producing MSQESASSDPMAAFGPNEWLVDELYQQYLKDRSSVDRAWWEFFEDYSPADGATPNGQGEAATAQATTPAASPQPAAAPQPPAAAPAPAAAPAPAPAPAPAPAPAAAPAPAPAPTPAPAPQAVPQPSSEQRADGVTAQRAQRTPSPARPAPSPAPASSTDTDVTTLRGASARVVTNMEASLQVPTATSVRAIPAKLLIDNRIVINSHLKRSRGGKVSFTHIIGYAVVKALGAMPEMNHSYTERDGKPALAQPAHVNLGLAIDLAKPDGTRQLLVPSIKGAETMDFAQFWTAYEDVVRRARAQKLTADDFAGTSISLTNPGTIGTNHSVPRLMSGQGTIIGVGSLDYPAEWQGASEETLNRSAISKILTLTSTYDHRIIQGAQSGDFLRRIHQLLLGEDGFYDEIFRSLRIPYEPIRWIQDISATHDDDITKTARVQELIHAYRVRGHLMADTDPLEYRQRRHPDLDVITHGLSLWDLDREFPTGGFGGKPFMKLRHILGVLRDSYCRTVGVEYMHIQDPEQRAWIQSKIERPYAKTSPDEQLRILRRLNAAEAFETFLQTKYVGQKRFSLEGGESVIALLDRVLSRAANDGLDEVCIGMPHRGRLNVLANIAGKSYAQIFREFEGTQDPRSVQGSGDVKYHLGTEGKFTSEEGAPTKVYLAANPSHLEAVNPVLEGIVRAKQDRLDLGGESFTVLPVLLHGDAAFAGQGVVAETLNLSQLRGYRTGGTIHVVINNQVGFTTAPSSSRSSFYSTDVARMIQAPIFHVNGDDPEACVRVAELAFEFRQEFGKDVVIDMVCYRRRGHNEGDDPSMTQPLMYRLIENKRSVRKLYTESLIGRGDITVEEAEAALRDYQQQLERVFTETREASRPAAASSEPAGLERPQAQVDDEVYSVSRPSAISTEVLHRIGDAFSEIPEGFEVHPKLQQLLKRRTQMTREGGIDWAMGELIAFGSLLMEQTPVRLAGQDSRRGTFVQRHSVLIDKHTAEEWTPLLYLTDEQARFWVYDSLLSEYAAMGFEYGYSVERPDALVLWEAQFGDFVNGAQTIIDEFISSSEQKWGQHSSVVLLLPHGYEGQGPDHSSARIERFLQMCAEDNMTVAMPSTPASYFHLLRRQAYARPRRPLVVFTPKSMLRLKAAVSAPEDFTNGHFLPVIGDAAADASRVDRVVLCSGKIYWDLVAERTARNDDRTAIVRVEQLAPLPIDEILAELAKYPEAELVWTQQEPANMGPWPHVALHLPEHLGGRALHRASRKASASPASGSSKRHEAEQAALLEQALGR from the coding sequence GTGTCGCAGGAGTCCGCGAGCAGCGACCCGATGGCGGCCTTCGGGCCGAACGAATGGTTGGTGGACGAGCTCTACCAGCAGTACCTGAAGGACCGGTCGTCGGTCGACCGCGCCTGGTGGGAGTTCTTCGAGGACTACAGCCCCGCTGACGGCGCGACGCCCAACGGCCAGGGTGAGGCCGCGACCGCGCAGGCCACGACGCCGGCCGCATCCCCCCAGCCCGCCGCAGCGCCTCAGCCGCCCGCTGCTGCTCCCGCACCCGCCGCAGCGCCGGCTCCCGCACCGGCTCCCGCACCGGCGCCCGCGCCCGCCGCAGCACCGGCTCCCGCACCGGCTCCCACACCGGCTCCCGCACCGCAGGCCGTCCCCCAGCCGTCGTCCGAGCAGCGCGCCGACGGCGTCACCGCGCAGCGTGCCCAGCGCACCCCCTCACCCGCTCGGCCCGCGCCGTCGCCGGCTCCCGCCTCGAGCACCGACACCGACGTGACCACGCTGCGAGGTGCGTCAGCGCGCGTCGTCACGAACATGGAGGCCAGCCTCCAGGTGCCCACCGCCACGTCGGTGCGCGCCATCCCCGCCAAGCTGCTGATCGACAACCGCATCGTCATCAACAGCCACCTCAAGCGCAGCCGGGGCGGCAAGGTCTCGTTCACCCACATCATCGGCTACGCCGTGGTGAAGGCGCTCGGCGCGATGCCGGAGATGAACCACAGCTACACCGAGCGCGACGGCAAGCCGGCGCTCGCGCAGCCCGCGCACGTCAACCTCGGCCTGGCCATCGACCTCGCCAAGCCCGACGGCACCCGCCAGCTGCTCGTGCCGAGCATCAAGGGCGCCGAGACCATGGACTTCGCGCAGTTCTGGACCGCCTACGAGGACGTCGTCCGGCGCGCCCGCGCCCAGAAGCTCACGGCCGACGACTTCGCCGGTACCTCGATCAGCCTCACCAACCCGGGCACCATCGGCACCAACCACTCCGTGCCTCGCCTGATGAGCGGCCAGGGGACGATCATCGGCGTCGGCTCGCTGGACTACCCGGCCGAGTGGCAGGGCGCGAGCGAGGAGACGCTCAACCGCAGCGCGATCTCCAAGATCCTCACGCTGACCTCCACCTACGACCACCGCATCATCCAGGGTGCGCAGTCCGGTGACTTCCTGCGCCGCATCCACCAGCTGCTGCTGGGTGAGGACGGCTTCTACGACGAGATCTTCCGGTCGCTGCGGATCCCCTACGAGCCGATCCGCTGGATCCAGGACATCTCCGCCACCCACGACGACGACATCACCAAGACGGCGCGGGTGCAGGAGCTGATCCACGCCTACCGCGTGCGCGGCCACCTCATGGCCGACACCGACCCGCTGGAGTACCGCCAGCGCCGCCACCCCGACCTCGACGTGATCACGCACGGGCTGAGCCTGTGGGACCTCGACCGCGAGTTCCCCACCGGCGGCTTCGGCGGCAAGCCGTTCATGAAGCTGCGCCACATCCTCGGCGTGCTGCGCGACTCCTACTGCCGCACGGTCGGCGTCGAGTACATGCACATCCAGGACCCCGAGCAGCGGGCCTGGATCCAGAGCAAGATCGAGCGCCCGTACGCCAAGACCTCACCGGACGAGCAGCTGCGGATCCTGCGCCGGCTCAACGCGGCCGAGGCCTTCGAGACGTTCCTGCAGACCAAGTACGTCGGGCAGAAGCGGTTCAGCCTCGAAGGTGGCGAGTCGGTGATCGCCCTGCTCGACCGCGTGCTGTCGCGGGCCGCGAACGACGGGCTCGACGAGGTCTGCATCGGCATGCCGCACCGCGGCCGGCTCAACGTGCTCGCGAACATCGCCGGCAAGTCGTACGCGCAGATCTTCCGCGAGTTCGAGGGCACGCAGGACCCCCGCAGCGTGCAGGGTTCCGGCGACGTGAAGTACCACCTCGGCACCGAGGGCAAGTTCACGTCCGAGGAGGGTGCCCCCACCAAGGTGTACCTCGCCGCCAACCCCAGCCACCTCGAGGCCGTCAACCCGGTGCTCGAGGGCATCGTGCGGGCCAAGCAGGACCGCCTCGACCTCGGCGGGGAGTCGTTCACCGTGCTGCCCGTGCTGCTGCACGGCGACGCGGCGTTCGCCGGCCAGGGTGTCGTGGCCGAGACCCTCAACCTCTCGCAGCTGCGCGGCTACCGCACCGGCGGCACGATCCACGTCGTCATCAACAACCAGGTGGGCTTCACCACCGCGCCGTCGTCGTCGCGCTCGTCGTTCTACTCCACCGACGTCGCGCGCATGATCCAGGCGCCGATCTTCCACGTGAACGGCGACGACCCGGAGGCGTGCGTGCGCGTCGCCGAGCTCGCGTTCGAGTTCCGCCAGGAGTTCGGCAAGGACGTCGTCATCGACATGGTCTGCTACCGCCGTCGTGGTCACAACGAGGGCGACGACCCGTCGATGACCCAGCCGCTCATGTACCGGCTGATCGAGAACAAGCGCAGTGTCCGCAAGCTCTACACCGAGTCGCTCATCGGCCGCGGGGACATCACGGTCGAGGAGGCCGAGGCCGCGCTGCGCGACTACCAGCAGCAGCTCGAGCGCGTCTTCACCGAGACCCGTGAGGCGTCCCGGCCAGCGGCGGCGTCGTCCGAGCCGGCCGGGCTCGAGCGTCCGCAGGCGCAGGTCGACGACGAGGTCTACAGCGTCTCGCGCCCCTCGGCCATCAGCACCGAGGTGCTGCACCGCATCGGCGACGCGTTCAGTGAGATCCCTGAGGGCTTCGAGGTGCACCCCAAGCTGCAGCAGCTGCTGAAGCGCCGCACCCAGATGACCCGTGAGGGCGGCATCGACTGGGCCATGGGCGAGCTCATCGCCTTCGGGTCGCTGCTCATGGAGCAGACCCCCGTGCGCCTGGCCGGCCAGGACTCGCGCCGTGGCACGTTCGTGCAGCGCCACTCGGTGCTCATCGACAAGCACACGGCCGAGGAGTGGACGCCGCTGCTGTACCTCACCGACGAGCAGGCGCGCTTCTGGGTCTACGACTCGCTGCTGTCGGAGTACGCCGCGATGGGGTTCGAGTACGGCTACTCGGTCGAGCGGCCGGACGCGCTGGTGCTGTGGGAGGCGCAGTTCGGCGACTTCGTCAACGGCGCGCAGACCATCATCGACGAGTTCATCTCCTCGTCGGAGCAGAAGTGGGGCCAGCACTCGTCCGTCGTGCTGCTGCTGCCGCACGGCTACGAGGGTCAGGGCCCCGACCACTCCTCCGCCCGCATCGAGCGCTTCCTGCAGATGTGCGCCGAGGACAACATGACCGTCGCGATGCCCAGCACCCCGGCGTCCTACTTCCACCTGCTGCGCCGCCAGGCGTACGCACGGCCCCGGCGCCCGCTGGTCGTCTTCACGCCGAAGTCGATGCTGCGGCTCAAGGCCGCGGTGAGCGCGCCGGAGGACTTCACGAACGGCCACTTCCTGCCGGTGATCGGCGACGCCGCCGCCGACGCCTCGCGCGTCGACCGCGTCGTCCTGTGCTCGGGCAAGATCTACTGGGACCTCGTGGCCGAGCGCACCGCTCGCAATGACGACCGGACGGCGATCGTCCGCGTCGAGCAGCTCGCGCCGCTGCCCATCGACGAGATCCTCGCCGAGCTCGCGAAGTACCCCGAGGCCGAGCTCGTGTGGACCCAGCAGGAGCCCGCCAACATGGGGCCGTGGCCGCACGTCGCGCTGCACCTGCCCGAGCACCTCGGGGGCCGGGCGCTGCACCGCGCCTCGCGCAAGGCGTCCGCGTCGCCCGCGAGCGGGTCGTCGAAGCGGCACGAGGCCGAGCAGGCCGCCCTGCTCGAGCAGGCGCTCGGTCGGTAG
- a CDS encoding DUF6104 family protein, which translates to MYFTDRGIEELEQRRGDEQVSLTWVSERLQEFVDLHPEFETPVERLATWLARLDDDEDE; encoded by the coding sequence ATGTACTTCACCGACCGCGGGATCGAGGAGCTCGAGCAGCGTCGGGGCGACGAGCAGGTCTCCCTGACGTGGGTGTCCGAGCGGCTGCAGGAGTTCGTCGACCTCCACCCCGAGTTCGAGACGCCCGTCGAGCGGCTCGCCACCTGGCTGGCTCGCCTCGACGACGACGAGGACGAGTGA
- a CDS encoding GDSL-type esterase/lipase family protein, translated as MSDPDVARRDVRLCIVGDSYVTGYGDPKALGWVGRVVARTPQDDLDLTVHQLGVRGDSTAGVLERWRAETGRRWFDGADNRLVIAVGANDIGQGISLARTRLNLANVVDEAAADGLQPFVVGPAPWLDPADNERLRAVVDAERDVCERRGVPFVDCFTPLLSHEQWFADLGAGDGMHPGQAGYGLLAWLVLHCGWPQWLGLDPR; from the coding sequence GTGAGCGACCCGGACGTCGCACGCCGCGACGTGCGCCTGTGCATCGTCGGTGACTCCTACGTCACTGGCTACGGCGATCCCAAGGCGCTCGGCTGGGTGGGTCGCGTCGTCGCCCGCACGCCGCAGGACGACCTGGACCTGACCGTCCACCAGCTCGGCGTCCGGGGCGACTCGACGGCCGGCGTCCTCGAGAGGTGGCGCGCGGAGACCGGCCGCCGCTGGTTCGACGGCGCCGACAACCGGCTGGTCATCGCGGTCGGTGCGAACGACATCGGGCAGGGCATCTCCCTGGCCCGCACCCGGCTCAACCTCGCCAACGTCGTCGACGAGGCGGCAGCCGACGGGCTGCAGCCCTTCGTCGTCGGGCCCGCTCCCTGGCTCGACCCGGCCGACAACGAGCGGTTGCGCGCCGTCGTGGACGCCGAGCGCGACGTCTGCGAGCGCCGCGGCGTGCCCTTCGTCGACTGCTTCACGCCCCTGCTCTCCCACGAGCAGTGGTTCGCCGACCTCGGTGCCGGCGACGGCATGCACCCGGGCCAGGCAGGCTACGGCCTGCTCGCCTGGCTCGTGCTGCACTGCGGGTGGCCGCAGTGGCTCGGTCTCGACCCCCGCTGA
- a CDS encoding DUF4097 family beta strand repeat-containing protein, producing the protein MSESWQVDGPRILEVGGESEPVRELRVGLVAGRVDVVAHPADAQDAEEAATARLEVTDVKGRPLEVTWDGGVLTVQHPKVTWDGLLESIKAMARRDDRAEISVAVPAGTRVRVSTVSADGLIAGLRQGATVRTVSGELAVDDVHGDVAARTISGRIDVRDLHGSLSGESVSGSIVVQAAELPRLDVKTVSGELVVDLHTAPSRVDMKSVSGDLVVRIPGDSGFRLDARSVSGQIVADGRRIGAGRPGPPQGEIRDGDESVRVSATSVSGDVTLLRKDAS; encoded by the coding sequence ATGAGCGAGAGCTGGCAGGTCGACGGACCCCGCATCCTGGAGGTCGGCGGCGAGAGCGAGCCGGTGCGCGAGCTGCGCGTCGGCCTGGTGGCCGGGCGCGTCGACGTCGTCGCGCACCCCGCGGACGCCCAGGACGCCGAGGAAGCAGCCACGGCGCGGCTCGAGGTCACCGACGTCAAGGGCCGCCCGCTGGAGGTCACCTGGGACGGCGGCGTGCTGACGGTGCAGCACCCGAAGGTCACGTGGGACGGCCTGCTGGAGTCGATCAAGGCGATGGCCCGCCGCGACGACCGCGCCGAGATCAGCGTGGCCGTGCCGGCCGGCACCCGGGTGCGCGTGTCGACCGTCTCGGCCGACGGTCTGATCGCCGGCCTGCGGCAGGGCGCCACGGTGCGCACGGTGAGCGGCGAGCTGGCCGTCGACGACGTCCACGGGGACGTCGCCGCACGCACGATCTCCGGCCGCATCGACGTGCGTGACCTGCACGGCTCGCTCAGCGGCGAGTCGGTGAGCGGGTCGATCGTCGTGCAGGCGGCCGAGCTGCCACGTCTGGACGTCAAGACGGTGTCGGGCGAGCTGGTCGTCGACCTGCACACGGCCCCCAGCCGGGTCGACATGAAGAGCGTGTCGGGCGACCTCGTGGTGCGGATCCCCGGCGACAGCGGCTTCCGGCTCGACGCGCGCAGCGTCTCGGGCCAGATCGTCGCCGACGGCCGGCGCATCGGCGCCGGACGCCCCGGCCCGCCGCAGGGCGAGATCCGCGACGGCGACGAGTCGGTGCGCGTGTCGGCGACCTCCGTGAGCGGCGACGTCACGCTGCTGCGCAAGGACGCGTCGTGA
- a CDS encoding PadR family transcriptional regulator, which translates to MSPIFAHGQLRLYLLTALADGPKHGYEIIRDLEERFGGLYSPSAGTIYPRLARLEDEGLVVREDEGRKAVYRITDAGRAELDARAGDVDDLRDDLERSVRQLAEQVRAQVQGGSKQLRAELLAAAKTARRSAHDEPAGERPPQGRQGQVERAVEELRHGLRAATRREWIDQESVNQIVTIIDRARADVMDVVSRAVDQHRRQP; encoded by the coding sequence GTGAGCCCTATCTTCGCCCACGGCCAGCTGCGCCTGTACCTGCTGACCGCGCTGGCCGACGGCCCGAAGCACGGCTACGAGATCATCCGCGACCTCGAGGAGCGCTTCGGCGGCCTCTACTCCCCCAGCGCCGGCACGATCTACCCCCGGCTGGCTCGCCTGGAGGACGAGGGGCTGGTGGTGCGCGAGGACGAGGGCCGCAAGGCCGTCTACCGCATCACCGACGCCGGGCGCGCCGAGCTGGACGCCCGGGCGGGCGACGTCGACGACCTGCGAGACGACCTCGAGCGCTCGGTGCGCCAGCTCGCCGAGCAGGTGCGCGCGCAGGTGCAGGGCGGCTCGAAGCAGCTGCGCGCTGAGCTGCTCGCCGCCGCCAAGACCGCTCGCCGCAGCGCCCACGACGAGCCGGCCGGAGAGCGGCCGCCGCAGGGTCGGCAGGGCCAGGTGGAGCGCGCCGTGGAGGAGCTGCGGCACGGCCTGCGTGCGGCGACCCGCCGCGAGTGGATCGACCAGGAGTCCGTCAACCAGATCGTCACCATCATCGACCGGGCGCGGGCCGACGTCATGGACGTCGTCAGCCGCGCCGTAGACCAGCACCGGAGGCAACCATGA